In Nocardioides faecalis, the following proteins share a genomic window:
- a CDS encoding NAD(P)-binding protein, producing MNTLLAQPLRIGSFTAPNRIMQAAHSKQYSDRVESERETAYYVRRAEGGCGLFVAGNHFVHPSGSIRGFEDAWRPESVAANTAMTSAIHDAGARVLVQLNHHGAQAAPQGPAGPRPVYAPSRMISPSTGVATRELSHGDIRELVAAWARSAELAREGGFDGVEIHLAHGYLGHQFLSPLYNARTDSYGGDLEGRTRFPREVLAAVRAAVGDDYTVGIRICLNEHHEGEPGRGLSAADLREVVARLRAETRIDFIDTAAGGYHDVHWVFPSSAMPVAWLREDVAALKQANPDIPVFGVGSAWAVEEAEEVLASGIADMVALTRGQLADPDLAHKLLTGRTETVRHCIRLNQGCLGRGSVGLPVTCTVNPDAGRELDRLPEPGPAQRWTVVGGGPAGMHAAIRLAQDGHPVTLLEAAPVLGGQLRRAVRVPGRGSVGLLLSDLERDVARAGVDVRLGVAADVAAIAATAPQRVLLATGAVAPTGDTHTTLAFGSGFAEPAPASIDAWTAMDAAQAASGPKLGPRVLVVDDDGTAYASGVLLSLVGAGLDVHVATPYETLLPHVGTGYERQVVLRTLAAGSFTRTVGVRVRSTPDGLRLVDQLTGEEREVGQVDTVVALTPRQAVRVAGLDAEELSDALGVPVTAVGDALSPRNLDAAIHEAHWVATGRTLPSRES from the coding sequence GTGAACACCCTGCTCGCCCAGCCGCTGCGGATCGGCTCCTTCACCGCGCCGAACCGGATCATGCAGGCGGCGCACTCCAAGCAGTACAGCGACCGCGTCGAGTCGGAGCGGGAGACGGCGTACTACGTGCGCCGCGCCGAGGGCGGCTGCGGCCTGTTCGTCGCCGGCAACCACTTCGTGCACCCCTCGGGCTCCATCCGTGGCTTCGAGGACGCCTGGCGCCCGGAGTCGGTGGCGGCCAACACCGCGATGACCTCCGCGATCCACGACGCCGGCGCCCGGGTGCTCGTGCAGCTCAACCACCACGGCGCCCAGGCGGCACCGCAGGGCCCGGCAGGACCGCGACCGGTGTACGCCCCGAGCCGGATGATCTCCCCGTCCACCGGCGTCGCCACCCGCGAGCTGAGCCACGGTGACATCCGCGAGCTGGTCGCCGCCTGGGCGCGTTCCGCCGAGCTGGCCCGCGAGGGCGGCTTCGACGGCGTCGAGATCCACCTGGCGCACGGCTACCTGGGCCACCAGTTCCTCTCCCCGCTCTACAACGCCCGGACCGACTCCTACGGAGGCGACCTGGAGGGCCGCACCCGGTTCCCGCGCGAGGTGCTGGCCGCGGTCCGCGCCGCCGTCGGCGACGACTACACCGTCGGCATCCGGATCTGCCTGAACGAGCACCACGAGGGCGAGCCGGGCCGGGGCTTGAGCGCCGCCGACCTGCGCGAGGTCGTCGCCCGTCTGCGGGCCGAGACCCGGATCGACTTCATCGACACCGCCGCCGGCGGCTACCACGACGTGCACTGGGTGTTCCCGTCCTCGGCGATGCCGGTGGCCTGGCTGCGCGAGGACGTCGCCGCGCTCAAGCAGGCCAACCCCGACATCCCGGTCTTCGGGGTCGGCTCGGCATGGGCGGTCGAGGAGGCCGAGGAGGTGCTGGCCTCCGGCATCGCCGACATGGTCGCGCTGACCCGCGGCCAGCTCGCCGACCCCGACCTCGCCCACAAGCTGCTCACCGGCCGCACCGAGACGGTGCGGCACTGCATCCGGCTCAACCAGGGCTGCCTGGGCCGCGGCTCCGTCGGCCTGCCCGTCACCTGCACCGTCAACCCCGACGCCGGCCGCGAGCTCGACCGGCTCCCCGAGCCCGGCCCCGCACAGCGGTGGACCGTCGTCGGCGGCGGACCCGCCGGGATGCACGCCGCGATCCGGCTCGCCCAGGACGGGCACCCGGTCACCCTGCTCGAGGCCGCACCCGTGCTCGGCGGCCAGCTGCGCCGCGCGGTGCGGGTGCCGGGGCGCGGCTCCGTCGGCCTGCTGCTGTCCGACCTGGAGCGCGACGTCGCACGCGCAGGCGTCGACGTACGCCTCGGCGTGGCCGCCGACGTCGCGGCCATCGCCGCCACCGCGCCGCAGCGGGTGCTGCTCGCCACCGGCGCGGTCGCGCCGACCGGGGACACCCACACGACGCTGGCCTTCGGCTCCGGCTTCGCCGAGCCCGCCCCGGCGAGCATCGACGCCTGGACGGCGATGGACGCCGCGCAGGCCGCCTCCGGCCCGAAGCTGGGGCCGCGGGTGCTGGTGGTCGACGACGACGGCACGGCGTATGCCAGCGGCGTGCTGCTGAGCCTGGTCGGCGCCGGCCTGGACGTGCACGTCGCGACGCCGTACGAGACGCTGCTGCCGCACGTCGGCACCGGCTACGAGCGCCAGGTCGTGCTGCGCACCCTGGCCGCCGGCTCGTTCACCCGCACTGTCGGGGTGCGGGTCCGCAGCACCCCCGACGGCCTGCGCCTGGTCGACCAGCTCACCGGCGAGGAGCGCGAGGTCGGCCAGGTCGACACCGTGGTCGCGCTGACCCCGCGCCAAGCGGTCCGCGTCGCCGGCCTGGACGCCGAGGAGTTGAGCGACGCGCTCGGTGTGCCGGTCACCGCGGTCGGCGACGCGCTCAGCCCGCGCAACCTCGACGCGGCGATCCACGAGGCACACTGGGTGGCGACGGGCAGGACGCTGCCCAGTCGGGAGAGCTGA
- a CDS encoding lysophospholipid acyltransferase family protein, which yields MTPPPGQARGPAAHLAPPRSDTVRPPATRLLRAGRPAARRLIRLAYDVRVHHAERFPATGPAVVAANHVGFVDGPLMAIFAPRPVHALTKVEMFTGPLGALLRAAGQIPLDRRHTDPGAVRTALRVLRDGGAVGVFPEGTRGEGNFEVFHSGAAYLALVSGAPVVPLTFLGTRETGGSSGSLPARGARIDVVVGHPVPVDAVGWPRTRDHVRLTSAALRAHLRSGLADALDETGRSLPGPLPQGDRDD from the coding sequence GTGACCCCGCCTCCCGGCCAGGCCCGCGGCCCGGCCGCGCACCTGGCTCCACCGCGCAGCGACACCGTCCGCCCGCCGGCCACGAGGCTGCTGCGCGCCGGACGACCGGCGGCGCGCCGCCTGATCCGGCTGGCCTACGACGTCCGCGTGCACCACGCCGAGCGGTTCCCGGCCACGGGGCCGGCGGTGGTGGCGGCCAACCACGTCGGGTTCGTCGACGGCCCGCTGATGGCGATCTTCGCCCCCCGGCCCGTGCACGCCCTGACGAAGGTCGAGATGTTCACCGGACCCCTCGGCGCGCTGCTGCGCGCCGCCGGACAGATCCCGCTGGACCGGCGCCACACCGACCCGGGCGCCGTGCGCACGGCGCTGCGGGTGCTGCGCGACGGCGGCGCGGTGGGCGTGTTCCCGGAGGGCACCCGCGGGGAGGGCAACTTCGAGGTGTTCCACTCCGGGGCGGCGTACCTGGCGCTGGTCAGCGGCGCCCCGGTCGTGCCGCTGACCTTCCTCGGCACCCGGGAGACGGGTGGGAGCAGCGGCTCGCTGCCCGCGCGGGGGGCACGGATCGACGTCGTGGTCGGGCACCCGGTGCCCGTCGATGCGGTGGGTTGGCCGCGGACGCGGGATCATGTACGTCTGACCTCGGCCGCCCTGCGAGCGCACCTGCGCTCCGGGCTGGCCGATGCCCTCGACGAGACAGGGCGGAGCCTGCCCGGCCCGCTCCCGCAAGGAGACCGTGATGACTGA
- a CDS encoding GyrI-like domain-containing protein yields MKVDLKKDLDCYAARRGEPRVLDVPPLQYLMVDGHGDPNTAEEYTQALEALYPVAYALKLASKRQLDRDYVVMPLEGLWSAADPETFTSRRDKSQWDWTMMILAPDWITAEQFAAAVAEVERKRSPAALDRVRLAPLVEGRCVQVLHVGSYDDEGPTVAALHAFAAASGLRPTGRHHEIYLGDPRRTAPERLRTILRQPVAPAG; encoded by the coding sequence GTGAAGGTCGACCTGAAGAAGGACCTCGACTGCTACGCCGCGCGCCGCGGCGAGCCGCGGGTGCTCGACGTCCCGCCGCTGCAGTACCTGATGGTCGACGGGCACGGCGACCCGAACACCGCGGAGGAGTACACCCAGGCGCTGGAGGCGCTCTATCCGGTGGCCTACGCGCTGAAGCTCGCCAGCAAGCGGCAGCTGGACCGTGACTACGTGGTGATGCCGCTGGAGGGGCTCTGGTCGGCGGCGGACCCGGAGACCTTCACCTCGCGCCGCGACAAGTCGCAGTGGGACTGGACGATGATGATCCTGGCCCCGGACTGGATCACCGCGGAGCAGTTCGCCGCCGCGGTGGCCGAGGTCGAGCGGAAGCGGTCCCCGGCCGCCCTGGACCGGGTGCGCCTCGCGCCGCTGGTCGAGGGCCGCTGCGTGCAGGTCCTGCACGTCGGGTCGTACGACGACGAGGGGCCCACGGTCGCCGCGCTGCATGCCTTCGCGGCGGCCTCAGGGCTTCGGCCCACCGGCCGGCACCACGAGATCTACCTCGGTGACCCGCGGCGCACCGCACCGGAGCGGCTGCGCACCATCCTGCGTCAGCCGGTCGCCCCCGCGGGCTGA
- a CDS encoding malonic semialdehyde reductase, which yields MTLALSAEAQDLLFRQARTANTFTDEPVSEEQVAAIYDLVKYAPTAMNTQPLRVLLVRTDEGRERLLKHMSEGNREKTASAPLVAVLAADTAFHDTLPRTFPHFPGARDLFADDAAREQTARFNATLQIGYFLLGVRAAGLAAGPMGGFDADGIDADLLAGTSWKSLLVVNIGRPGKDPWFDRLPRLEQDEVVRAL from the coding sequence ATGACTCTCGCGCTCTCGGCCGAAGCCCAGGACCTGCTGTTCCGCCAGGCCCGCACCGCCAACACGTTCACCGACGAGCCGGTGAGCGAGGAGCAGGTGGCCGCCATCTACGACCTGGTGAAGTACGCACCGACCGCGATGAACACCCAGCCGCTCCGGGTGCTGCTGGTCCGCACCGACGAGGGTCGTGAGCGTCTTCTCAAGCACATGTCCGAGGGCAACCGGGAGAAGACCGCCAGCGCCCCGCTGGTGGCGGTGCTGGCCGCGGACACCGCGTTCCACGACACCCTGCCGCGCACCTTCCCGCACTTCCCCGGCGCCCGTGACCTCTTCGCCGACGACGCCGCCCGGGAGCAGACCGCCCGGTTCAACGCCACGCTGCAGATCGGCTACTTCCTGCTCGGCGTCCGCGCGGCCGGTCTCGCCGCCGGCCCCATGGGCGGCTTCGACGCCGACGGCATCGACGCCGACCTGCTGGCCGGCACCTCCTGGAAGTCGCTGCTCGTGGTCAACATCGGCCGCCCCGGCAAGGACCCGTGGTTCGACCGGCTCCCCCGCCTGGAGCAGGACGAGGTCGTCCGGGCCCTCTGA
- a CDS encoding DNA polymerase Y family protein, whose product MRTMVLWCPDWSVTAALLEQADTAGSATTDAPVGAEAPAGAEVPAAVLSGNRVLVCNAAARAEGVRRGQRRRDAQARCPEVLLLPASPERDARWFEPVLATVEELRPGVAPIRPGLLAVPAPGRFFARAGVSGEEAAAALLAEHLVGAGVWDCRFGVADDLYAAERAARSAPPQGCEVVAPGESAAYLRDLPVTVLADEGPEGTELADLLRRLGLLRLGDLAALGAGEVANRFGSHGVEVWRRVQGAGVAPLASRTPPPELACEISFEPPLDSAEAAAFSVRTTAERFVAGLAARQLVATGVRIEAEFESSGAGAGPGVSARSWLHPRCFTSRDLVDRVHWQLQAGLASSGLRSRKSFGTPITAPVTVLRLLPEVVEPAGDHAEGLWGGGAEDQVVRGVARVQAMVGYDAVRVPVLQGGRGAADRQALVPWGERPTGLRPVDRPWPGAIPGPAPTRVFAEPHEVEVVDDAGAPIAVTERGMVTGEPVRIRLGRQWCPVAAWAGPWPVDEGWWLGPGAGGRVARFQLVGVDGRAWLLRWEEGGCWWAEAAYD is encoded by the coding sequence ATGCGCACCATGGTGCTGTGGTGCCCGGACTGGTCGGTCACCGCCGCGCTGCTGGAGCAGGCGGACACGGCCGGCTCCGCCACCACCGACGCCCCCGTCGGCGCTGAGGCTCCCGCCGGTGCGGAGGTGCCCGCCGCGGTGCTCTCGGGCAACCGGGTCCTCGTGTGCAACGCCGCCGCCCGCGCGGAGGGCGTGCGCCGTGGGCAGCGCCGCCGCGACGCACAGGCCCGGTGCCCCGAGGTGCTGCTGCTGCCCGCGAGCCCGGAGCGCGACGCCCGCTGGTTCGAGCCGGTGCTGGCGACGGTCGAGGAGCTGCGCCCCGGGGTGGCGCCGATCCGTCCCGGCCTGCTCGCGGTGCCCGCCCCGGGCCGGTTCTTCGCCCGCGCCGGCGTCAGCGGGGAGGAGGCGGCTGCCGCCCTGCTCGCCGAGCACCTGGTCGGCGCCGGCGTGTGGGATTGCCGCTTCGGGGTGGCCGACGACCTGTACGCCGCCGAGCGGGCCGCCCGCTCCGCGCCGCCACAGGGCTGCGAGGTCGTCGCGCCGGGGGAGTCCGCGGCGTACCTGCGCGACCTGCCGGTCACGGTCCTGGCCGACGAGGGACCGGAGGGGACCGAGCTCGCCGACCTGCTGCGCCGCCTCGGCCTGCTGCGGCTGGGCGACCTCGCCGCGCTGGGGGCGGGCGAGGTCGCCAACCGGTTCGGCAGCCACGGCGTCGAGGTGTGGCGCCGGGTGCAGGGGGCGGGCGTGGCGCCGCTGGCCTCCCGCACGCCGCCGCCGGAGCTGGCCTGCGAGATCTCCTTCGAGCCGCCCCTGGACTCCGCCGAGGCGGCCGCGTTCAGCGTGCGCACCACCGCCGAACGCTTCGTCGCGGGCCTCGCCGCCCGGCAGCTGGTCGCCACCGGGGTGCGGATCGAGGCCGAGTTCGAGAGCTCGGGTGCCGGTGCTGGCCCGGGCGTCTCGGCGCGCAGCTGGCTGCACCCGCGCTGCTTCACCTCCCGCGACCTGGTGGACCGGGTGCACTGGCAGCTGCAGGCCGGCCTGGCCTCCTCCGGCCTGCGCAGCCGCAAGTCGTTCGGCACCCCGATCACCGCGCCCGTCACGGTGCTGCGGCTGCTGCCCGAGGTCGTCGAACCAGCCGGCGACCACGCCGAAGGCCTGTGGGGTGGTGGCGCCGAGGACCAGGTCGTGCGCGGCGTGGCCCGCGTGCAGGCCATGGTCGGCTACGACGCCGTCCGGGTGCCGGTGCTGCAAGGCGGCCGCGGCGCGGCCGACCGCCAGGCGCTGGTGCCGTGGGGCGAACGACCGACCGGGCTGCGGCCGGTGGACCGGCCCTGGCCCGGGGCGATCCCCGGGCCCGCCCCCACCCGCGTGTTCGCCGAGCCTCACGAGGTGGAGGTGGTGGACGACGCCGGCGCCCCCATCGCGGTCACCGAGCGCGGCATGGTCACCGGCGAGCCGGTGCGGATCCGGCTGGGCCGGCAGTGGTGCCCGGTGGCGGCGTGGGCCGGGCCCTGGCCGGTGGACGAGGGCTGGTGGCTCGGCCCGGGCGCCGGTGGCCGGGTGGCCCGCTTCCAGCTCGTCGGGGTCGACGGCCGGGCCTGGCTGCTGCGCTGGGAGGAGGGCGGCTGCTGGTGGGCCGAGGCGGCGTACGACTGA
- a CDS encoding error-prone DNA polymerase, whose product MGWNNPPVPWRELERRLSGRAPDLEAPVSRRKHPRAAPVPIRRPEHAAPYAELHCHSHFSFLDGASSPGELVAEAVRLGLSGLALTDHDGFAGAPLFAEAATDHALPTVYGAELTLGLDGSQNGVPDPTGTHLLVLARGVEGYHRLSGAITEAGLRAPEKGSPAHDLDELAERGRGHWLVLTGCRKGAVRRALAADGPAAAAAELDRLVARFGAEHVVVELIAGEHPGAEETNDLLAAIADDRGLGVVATGNVHFAAPSRRRLAAALAAVRARRSIAELDGWLDLSGGAHLRSGEEMLQRFARRPDAVHRSVELAAELAFDLRKASPRLPKQGIPAGHTPSTWLRELTERGFTERYAHTEHAAAARERIERELDVINRKDFAGYFIIVHDIVAFARENRILCQGRGSAASSAVCYALGITAVDSVYYNLPFERFISEHREEEPDIDVDFDSDRREEVIQWVYDTYGRRNAAQVCNVISYRPRMAVRDAAKALGFSPGQQDAWSKSIDGWGREVERGLGIPEQVAELAEEMMGAPRHLGIHSGGMVLTERPIGEVCPIEKARMPGRTVLQWDKDGCESMGLVKFDLLGLGMLGALDHMMRLIEEHTGRRWTLETIPREEPEVYEMLGRADSIGVFQVESRAQIGTLPRLKPDSFYQLAIEIALIRPGPIQGGAVHPYVRRKTGRDPVTYDHPLLVPVLERTLGVPLFQEQLMQMAVVLGDCSRDDADLLRRAMGSKRGVERIERIKEKLYAGMARKGLTGEVADGIYVKILSFAGFGFAESHALAFALLVYASSWFKLHYPAMFLAGLLRNQPMGFYSPQSLVADARRHGVQVLRPDIAFSGVQAGMEPCDPSAEPDEHRYDDGWAVRLGLDSVKGIGTELAARIVAARAEAPFVDLRDLSRRAGLGTTHLEALATAGAFESLGLDRRQALWMAGYAEDEAQLPGSTPAPPPPTLPGMSPMEVTLADLWATRVSTDLHPIQHYRDALSAAGVASIGALARTEAGRRVHVAGLVTHRQRPGTAGGVTFLNLEDETGMLNVVCSPGVMRVHRQVARNKVAVVVRGRLERQDGVTNLVADRIESLDTVLPGSGQALQVRQSSRDFR is encoded by the coding sequence ATGGGCTGGAACAACCCCCCGGTGCCGTGGCGGGAGCTGGAGCGCCGGCTCTCCGGCCGGGCGCCGGACCTGGAGGCGCCGGTCTCCCGGCGCAAGCACCCGCGCGCCGCTCCGGTGCCGATCCGCCGCCCCGAGCACGCCGCGCCGTACGCCGAGCTGCACTGCCACAGCCACTTCAGCTTCCTCGACGGGGCGAGCTCACCGGGCGAGCTGGTCGCCGAGGCGGTCCGGCTGGGGCTGAGCGGGCTGGCGCTGACCGACCACGACGGCTTCGCCGGCGCGCCGCTGTTCGCCGAGGCGGCCACGGACCACGCCCTGCCCACCGTCTACGGCGCCGAGCTCACTCTGGGCCTGGACGGCTCTCAGAACGGGGTGCCCGACCCGACCGGCACCCACCTGCTGGTGCTCGCCCGGGGTGTGGAGGGCTACCACCGGCTCTCCGGGGCGATCACCGAGGCCGGGCTGCGGGCACCGGAGAAGGGCAGCCCCGCGCACGACCTCGACGAGCTCGCCGAGCGCGGCCGCGGCCACTGGCTGGTGCTGACCGGCTGCCGCAAGGGCGCCGTACGACGTGCGCTGGCCGCCGACGGCCCGGCGGCGGCCGCCGCGGAGCTCGACCGGCTGGTCGCCCGGTTCGGTGCCGAGCACGTGGTGGTCGAGCTGATCGCAGGCGAGCATCCCGGCGCCGAGGAGACCAACGACCTGCTCGCCGCGATCGCCGACGACCGCGGACTGGGAGTGGTGGCCACCGGGAACGTGCACTTCGCGGCTCCGTCGCGGCGCCGGCTCGCGGCGGCGCTGGCCGCGGTCCGCGCCCGGCGCAGCATCGCCGAGCTCGACGGCTGGCTGGACCTGTCCGGGGGAGCGCACCTGCGCAGCGGCGAGGAGATGCTGCAGCGCTTCGCCCGGCGCCCGGACGCCGTGCACCGCTCGGTGGAGCTGGCCGCCGAGCTGGCCTTCGACCTGCGCAAGGCCTCGCCGCGCCTGCCCAAGCAGGGCATCCCCGCCGGGCACACGCCGAGCACCTGGCTGCGCGAGCTCACCGAGCGCGGGTTCACCGAGCGCTACGCGCACACCGAGCACGCCGCCGCCGCGCGGGAGCGGATCGAGCGCGAGCTCGACGTGATCAACCGCAAGGACTTCGCGGGCTACTTCATCATCGTGCACGACATCGTCGCCTTCGCCCGCGAGAACCGGATCCTGTGCCAGGGCCGCGGCTCGGCGGCCAGCTCGGCGGTCTGCTACGCGCTCGGGATCACCGCGGTCGACTCGGTCTACTACAACCTGCCCTTCGAGCGGTTCATCTCCGAGCACCGCGAGGAGGAGCCCGACATCGACGTGGACTTCGACTCCGACCGCCGCGAGGAGGTCATCCAGTGGGTCTACGACACCTATGGGCGGCGCAACGCCGCCCAGGTGTGCAACGTGATCTCCTACCGGCCGCGGATGGCGGTGCGCGACGCCGCCAAGGCGCTCGGCTTCTCGCCCGGCCAGCAGGACGCCTGGTCGAAGTCGATCGACGGCTGGGGCCGGGAGGTGGAGCGTGGCCTCGGCATCCCCGAGCAGGTGGCGGAGCTGGCCGAGGAGATGATGGGCGCCCCGCGCCACCTGGGCATCCACTCCGGCGGCATGGTGCTCACCGAGCGCCCGATCGGCGAGGTCTGCCCGATCGAGAAGGCCCGGATGCCGGGCCGCACCGTGCTGCAGTGGGACAAGGACGGCTGCGAGTCGATGGGGCTGGTGAAGTTCGACCTGCTCGGCCTGGGGATGCTCGGCGCGCTGGACCACATGATGCGGCTCATCGAGGAGCACACCGGCCGGCGCTGGACGCTGGAGACGATCCCGCGCGAGGAGCCGGAGGTCTACGAGATGCTCGGCCGCGCCGACTCCATCGGGGTGTTCCAGGTGGAGTCGCGAGCCCAGATCGGCACGCTGCCGCGGCTGAAGCCGGACTCGTTCTACCAGCTGGCGATCGAGATCGCGCTGATCCGACCCGGACCGATCCAGGGCGGTGCGGTGCACCCCTACGTGCGCCGCAAGACCGGCCGCGACCCGGTGACCTACGACCACCCCCTGCTGGTGCCGGTGCTGGAGCGCACCTTGGGGGTGCCGCTGTTCCAGGAGCAGCTGATGCAGATGGCGGTGGTGCTGGGCGACTGCTCACGCGACGACGCCGACCTGCTGCGCCGGGCGATGGGCTCCAAGCGCGGGGTGGAGCGGATCGAGAGGATCAAGGAGAAGCTCTACGCCGGCATGGCCCGCAAGGGGCTGACCGGTGAGGTCGCGGACGGCATCTACGTCAAGATCCTCTCCTTCGCCGGCTTCGGGTTCGCCGAGTCGCACGCCCTGGCCTTCGCGCTGCTGGTCTACGCCTCGTCGTGGTTCAAGCTGCACTACCCGGCGATGTTCCTGGCCGGCCTGCTGCGCAACCAGCCGATGGGCTTCTACTCCCCGCAGTCCCTGGTCGCCGACGCGCGGCGCCACGGCGTGCAGGTGCTGCGCCCCGACATCGCCTTCTCCGGCGTGCAGGCGGGCATGGAGCCGTGCGACCCGAGCGCGGAGCCGGACGAGCACCGGTACGACGACGGCTGGGCAGTCCGGCTCGGGCTGGACTCGGTGAAGGGCATCGGCACCGAGCTCGCCGCGCGGATCGTCGCCGCCCGCGCCGAGGCGCCGTTCGTCGACCTGCGCGACCTCTCCCGCCGTGCCGGGCTGGGGACCACGCACCTGGAGGCACTCGCCACCGCCGGGGCCTTCGAGAGCCTCGGCCTGGACCGCCGCCAGGCGCTGTGGATGGCCGGCTACGCCGAGGACGAGGCCCAGCTGCCCGGCAGCACCCCGGCGCCGCCACCGCCGACGCTGCCCGGGATGAGCCCGATGGAGGTGACGCTGGCCGACCTGTGGGCCACCCGCGTCTCCACCGACCTGCACCCGATCCAGCACTACCGCGACGCGTTGAGCGCCGCCGGGGTCGCCAGCATCGGGGCCCTGGCCCGCACCGAGGCGGGGCGCCGCGTCCACGTCGCCGGGCTGGTGACCCACCGTCAGCGCCCCGGGACCGCCGGGGGAGTCACGTTCCTCAACCTCGAGGACGAGACCGGCATGCTCAACGTGGTCTGCTCGCCCGGGGTGATGCGGGTGCACCGCCAGGTGGCGCGCAACAAGGTCGCGGTCGTCGTACGGGGCAGGCTGGAGCGGCAGGACGGCGTGACGAACCTGGTCGCGGACCGGATCGAGTCGCTGGACACCGTCCTGCCCGGCTCGGGACAGGCGCTGCAGGTGCGGCAGTCCTCGCGCGACTTCAGGTAG
- a CDS encoding YjbQ family protein, with translation MDSQTRTYRTGGTEVVLDLTSDCADYVARASSAAGTGDGLLHVFVPHATAGLAILETGAGSDDDLLAALGDLLPADDRWRHRHGSRGHGRSHVMPALVPPYASVPVLGGRLALGTWQSICLVDLNVDNAEREVRLSFLAG, from the coding sequence GTGGACAGCCAGACGCGTACCTACCGCACCGGCGGCACCGAGGTGGTGCTCGACCTGACCTCCGACTGCGCCGACTACGTCGCACGGGCCTCCAGTGCGGCGGGGACCGGAGACGGCCTGCTGCACGTCTTCGTGCCGCACGCCACCGCCGGGCTGGCGATCCTGGAGACCGGCGCCGGCAGCGACGACGACCTGCTCGCCGCGCTCGGCGACCTGCTGCCGGCCGACGACCGGTGGCGCCACCGGCACGGCAGCCGCGGCCACGGCCGCTCGCACGTGATGCCGGCCCTGGTGCCGCCGTACGCGAGCGTGCCCGTGCTGGGCGGAAGGCTGGCGCTGGGCACCTGGCAGAGCATCTGCCTGGTCGACCTCAACGTCGACAACGCCGAGCGTGAGGTGCGGCTCAGCTTCCTGGCCGGCTGA
- the der gene encoding ribosome biogenesis GTPase Der, which produces MTEEAAPTSSGPVPVLAVVGRPNVGKSTLVNRILGRREAVVQDIPGVTRDRVSYDAEWNGRAFTVVDTGGWDPDARGLAERIKAQAEIAVGLADAVLFVVDASIGITDADEAVVRVLRKSGKPVVLTANKVDDERAEIEAYGLWNLGLGEPHVVSALHGRGSGDLLDAVLEVLPKAPEAGEKAIGGPRRIAIVGRPNVGKSSLLNKLAGEERSVVDNVAGTTVDPVDEIVDLDGDQWRFIDTAGIRKRVKEASGHEYYAWLRTSTAIERAEVCVLVLDGSQSVAEQDLRILQEVREAGKALVIAFNKWDLVDAERRYFLDREIERDLVQVQWAPRINITAKTGWHIDRLVPALRRSIEGWETRVTTGALNAFLGRIVAEHPHPVRSGKQPRILFGSQVQTAPPTFKLFTTGKLDAGYERFVERRLREEFGFVGTPIEIKVQPREKRKR; this is translated from the coding sequence ATGACTGAAGAAGCCGCCCCGACCAGCTCAGGCCCGGTGCCGGTGCTCGCTGTCGTCGGCCGGCCGAACGTGGGCAAGTCCACGTTGGTCAACCGGATCCTCGGCCGCCGCGAGGCCGTCGTGCAGGACATCCCCGGCGTGACCCGGGACCGCGTCTCCTACGACGCGGAGTGGAACGGCCGCGCCTTCACCGTCGTCGACACCGGCGGCTGGGACCCCGACGCGCGCGGACTGGCCGAGCGGATCAAGGCGCAGGCCGAGATCGCCGTGGGCCTGGCCGACGCGGTGCTGTTCGTGGTCGACGCCTCCATCGGGATCACCGACGCCGACGAGGCCGTCGTACGCGTGCTGCGCAAGTCCGGCAAGCCGGTCGTGCTGACCGCGAACAAGGTCGACGACGAGCGTGCCGAGATCGAGGCCTACGGGCTGTGGAACCTCGGGCTCGGCGAGCCGCACGTGGTCTCCGCGCTGCACGGGCGCGGCTCGGGCGACCTGCTCGACGCGGTGCTCGAGGTGCTGCCGAAGGCCCCGGAGGCCGGCGAGAAGGCGATCGGCGGTCCGCGACGGATCGCGATCGTGGGGCGCCCCAACGTCGGCAAGTCCTCACTGCTGAACAAGCTGGCCGGCGAGGAGCGCTCGGTGGTCGACAACGTCGCCGGCACCACCGTCGACCCGGTCGACGAGATCGTCGACCTCGACGGCGACCAGTGGCGCTTCATCGACACCGCCGGCATCCGCAAGCGGGTCAAGGAGGCCTCGGGCCACGAGTACTACGCCTGGCTGCGCACCTCGACCGCGATCGAGCGCGCGGAGGTCTGCGTGCTGGTCCTCGACGGCAGCCAGTCGGTGGCCGAGCAGGACCTGCGGATCCTGCAGGAGGTCCGCGAGGCCGGCAAGGCGCTGGTGATCGCGTTCAACAAGTGGGACCTCGTGGACGCCGAGCGCCGCTACTTCCTCGACCGCGAGATCGAGCGCGACCTGGTCCAGGTGCAGTGGGCGCCGCGGATCAACATCACGGCCAAGACCGGCTGGCACATCGACCGCCTGGTGCCGGCGCTGCGCCGCTCGATCGAGGGCTGGGAGACCCGGGTCACCACCGGCGCGCTGAACGCCTTCCTGGGCCGGATCGTCGCCGAGCACCCGCACCCGGTGCGCAGCGGCAAGCAGCCGCGGATCCTGTTCGGCAGCCAGGTGCAGACCGCGCCGCCGACCTTCAAGCTGTTCACCACCGGCAAGCTCGACGCGGGCTACGAGCGGTTCGTGGAGCGCCGGCTGCGCGAGGAGTTCGGCTTCGTCGGCACCCCGATCGAGATCAAGGTGCAGCCGCGGGAGAAGCGCAAGCGCTGA